One genomic segment of uncultured Desulfobacter sp. includes these proteins:
- a CDS encoding sugar phosphate isomerase/epimerase family protein: protein MVFSYSTNAFVKYSLSEAVKLIAQTGFKGVEIMCDRPHLYPPDANKQDLEELKQLLKSLNLTITNLNCFTLFAVGNTWLPSWIEPDESRRQERIDHTLNCLDIAHSLGSPCISVPPGGPPVEMSRDASLKLFRQGLEQVIPKAEALGVSILIEPEPDLLIETSSQMSSFIKDFSSPNLGVNFDVGHFYCVGEAPEAALDTLFDKIGHIHIEDIASTRKHHHLIPGLGAIDYDAFFKRLGELNYTKDVCVELYTYTEAPCEAGVKSIETLKPVMEKYGFLV, encoded by the coding sequence ATGGTATTTTCTTACAGCACCAATGCGTTTGTTAAGTATTCTCTTTCCGAGGCAGTTAAATTGATCGCTCAGACAGGATTTAAGGGGGTGGAGATCATGTGCGACAGACCCCATTTGTATCCCCCGGATGCAAACAAACAGGATCTTGAAGAATTAAAGCAATTACTTAAATCGCTAAATTTAACGATTACCAACCTCAACTGCTTCACTCTTTTTGCCGTGGGCAATACCTGGCTTCCTTCCTGGATAGAGCCGGATGAATCAAGACGGCAGGAGAGAATCGACCATACACTTAACTGTCTGGATATCGCCCATTCCCTGGGAAGCCCGTGTATCTCAGTACCTCCCGGCGGACCTCCGGTTGAAATGAGCCGGGACGCATCATTGAAACTGTTCCGCCAGGGGCTTGAACAGGTAATTCCCAAAGCAGAGGCCTTGGGCGTCTCCATCCTCATTGAGCCGGAACCCGATCTTTTAATAGAAACCAGCAGCCAGATGAGTTCGTTTATCAAGGATTTTTCATCCCCAAACCTGGGGGTTAACTTTGATGTGGGGCACTTTTACTGTGTGGGTGAGGCGCCGGAAGCAGCCCTTGACACTCTGTTTGATAAAATCGGCCATATCCACATTGAAGATATTGCGTCCACAAGAAAGCACCACCATCTCATCCCCGGCCTGGGTGCCATAGACTATGATGCATTTTTTAAACGACTCGGAGAACTCAACTACACCAAAGATGTTTGTGTTGAACTTTATACCTATACCGAAGCCCCTTGCGAGGCCGGAGTGAAAAGTATTGAGACGTTAAAACCCGTAATGGAAAAATATGGGTTTTTGGTTTAA
- a CDS encoding 3-dehydroquinate synthase → MNNKIALQEDHTQETIVPLTFNQAYHYPICFTRDIFNTGNPVLINTLAGKNQTGPRKVVVMIDDGLTHQNPQLLNDIAQWFEFHKDLVCLAWEPMVFPGGEQVKNSWDHVHRATKNMDDSGIDRHGVVIAMGGGALLDMAGFSASIFHRGIQLVRVPTTTLAQNDAGIGVKNGINQYGKKNCIGTFYLPIAVINDYDFLETLPFEHFIGGVAEAFKIALIRDKSFFLFLEKNSALLKQRDSKAIEETIERCARLHIDHIAHSGDAFETGSSRPLDYGHWSGHKLEMLSGFAMGHGQAVSVGIALDSYYAWQMSLISRDELDRLITSLINCGLPVWSEYLEATDASGRLEIENGLEEFRQHLGGRLTFTMPQGIGNKCERHEMDFDVIRQGIAFLKGL, encoded by the coding sequence ATGAACAATAAAATAGCGTTACAAGAAGACCACACCCAGGAGACCATTGTCCCGCTGACATTTAATCAGGCGTATCATTACCCGATCTGCTTCACCCGGGATATTTTTAACACTGGCAATCCCGTTCTCATCAACACCCTTGCCGGTAAAAACCAGACCGGGCCAAGGAAAGTAGTGGTGATGATTGATGACGGGTTGACCCACCAGAACCCCCAGCTTTTAAATGATATTGCTCAGTGGTTTGAATTCCACAAGGATCTTGTTTGCTTGGCCTGGGAACCTATGGTCTTTCCCGGCGGTGAGCAGGTAAAAAATTCCTGGGACCATGTGCACCGGGCAACAAAAAATATGGATGATTCCGGCATAGACAGGCATGGCGTGGTCATTGCCATGGGCGGGGGAGCCCTTCTGGATATGGCCGGATTCAGCGCTTCCATCTTCCATAGGGGGATACAGCTGGTACGGGTTCCCACGACAACCTTGGCCCAGAATGATGCCGGCATTGGTGTTAAAAACGGCATCAATCAATATGGCAAAAAAAATTGTATCGGCACATTTTATCTGCCCATAGCGGTGATCAATGACTATGATTTCTTGGAAACTCTGCCCTTTGAGCATTTTATCGGAGGGGTGGCGGAGGCCTTTAAAATTGCTTTGATACGCGATAAGTCCTTTTTTTTATTTCTTGAGAAGAACAGCGCATTGCTGAAACAAAGGGATTCAAAGGCCATAGAAGAAACCATTGAAAGATGCGCCCGGCTTCATATTGATCATATCGCCCACAGTGGTGACGCCTTTGAAACAGGGTCATCACGGCCGCTGGATTACGGACATTGGTCTGGCCATAAGCTTGAAATGCTGTCCGGGTTTGCCATGGGACACGGCCAGGCCGTATCGGTTGGCATTGCTCTCGATTCCTACTATGCATGGCAGATGTCCCTGATTTCCCGGGATGAACTTGACCGTCTCATCACATCGTTGATCAATTGCGGTCTCCCGGTCTGGAGCGAATATCTGGAGGCCACAGACGCTTCAGGTCGCCTTGAAATAGAAAACGGGCTTGAAGAATTCCGGCAGCACTTGGGGGGCAGGTTAACGTTTACCATGCCCCAAGGCATCGGGAATAAATGTGAACGCCATGAAATGGATTTTGACGTTATCAGGCAGGGGATTGCATTTCTTAAGGGCCTGTAA
- the ubiG gene encoding bifunctional 2-polyprenyl-6-hydroxyphenol methylase/3-demethylubiquinol 3-O-methyltransferase UbiG, translated as MTHNISSSEIEKFNDFATDWWDENGRMKSLHDINPLRLEYIMRQTDLKGKRVLDVGCGGGILTERIARQAAETLGIDASSHMTEIARTHAKQSNIDIRYINTDIEHITRFTKTGFDVILCMELLEHVPNYESVIGACKKALNPGGIVIFATINRNLMSFLLAVVCAEYVLGLLPKGTHDWASLIKPSELNRACSKAGLKQVDITGFSYNPITRNYYLCKNSMVNYLASFTAV; from the coding sequence ATGACACACAATATCTCTTCGAGTGAAATTGAAAAATTCAACGATTTTGCAACCGACTGGTGGGATGAAAACGGAAGAATGAAATCTCTTCATGATATCAATCCCTTAAGGCTTGAATACATTATGCGGCAAACGGATCTTAAGGGAAAACGGGTGCTGGATGTGGGTTGCGGCGGCGGAATACTCACTGAAAGGATTGCCCGGCAGGCTGCCGAGACCCTCGGTATTGATGCATCCTCACATATGACGGAAATTGCCCGGACCCACGCAAAACAATCAAATATTGACATCCGCTATATCAACACAGACATTGAACATATCACCCGGTTCACGAAAACCGGTTTTGACGTTATTCTCTGCATGGAACTGCTTGAACATGTGCCAAACTATGAATCGGTCATTGGTGCATGTAAAAAAGCTCTGAATCCCGGGGGGATCGTTATTTTTGCAACCATCAACCGGAATCTGATGTCTTTTCTTCTGGCTGTGGTGTGTGCGGAATATGTTCTGGGGCTTCTGCCAAAGGGTACCCATGACTGGGCATCATTGATCAAACCTTCTGAATTGAACAGGGCCTGTTCTAAGGCTGGATTAAAACAGGTTGATATCACGGGGTTTTCATACAACCCGATTACCCGGAATTATTATTTATGTAAAAATTCCATGGTTAACTATCTGGCAAGCTTCACTGCTGTTTGA
- a CDS encoding UbiA family prenyltransferase: protein MKSAMSFYDTIVPAKLQSFFALSRTHHGVLDMMAPVFAALVYLGHFPGPKVVLAGIITVFSGYTAVYALNDIAGYRDDKKNIRPADQKGTDLDSILIRHPLAQGVISLKSAAVWAGFWSVAALLGAWYLNPVCILIFLGGALLEIIYCFLLKISYLRIVINGFVKAAGPVAAVFAVDKSPDALLLCLIFIFFFLWEAGGQNIPNDYTDIDEDRQINAKTLPLVFGRETASFLIMGSLGAALCVMTIVFFMSPVDFSWFSYLVFGTGSFFLLIHPAQKLRKTGLNQAAMILFNKASYYPLFLLCVVLMDLFL from the coding sequence TTGAAATCTGCAATGTCCTTTTATGACACGATAGTTCCGGCAAAACTTCAATCTTTTTTTGCGCTGTCACGTACCCATCATGGCGTACTTGATATGATGGCACCTGTTTTTGCCGCCCTGGTTTATCTTGGGCATTTTCCCGGTCCAAAGGTTGTCCTGGCAGGGATTATTACGGTTTTTTCCGGCTATACGGCAGTTTATGCACTCAATGATATTGCCGGATACAGGGATGATAAAAAGAATATTCGGCCGGCTGACCAAAAAGGAACTGATCTGGACTCAATCCTGATCCGGCACCCCCTTGCCCAGGGCGTGATCAGCCTGAAATCCGCTGCTGTATGGGCAGGTTTCTGGTCTGTTGCAGCTTTGCTGGGTGCCTGGTATTTAAACCCTGTCTGTATCCTGATTTTTCTGGGCGGCGCGCTGTTGGAAATTATTTACTGCTTTTTGTTGAAAATCAGTTATCTCAGGATTGTCATTAACGGATTTGTAAAAGCGGCAGGTCCTGTTGCCGCTGTTTTTGCGGTGGATAAAAGTCCAGATGCCCTGCTCTTATGCTTAATTTTTATTTTCTTTTTCCTATGGGAAGCCGGGGGGCAGAATATCCCCAATGATTATACCGATATCGATGAAGACCGGCAGATAAATGCGAAAACCCTCCCTTTGGTGTTTGGACGTGAAACGGCAAGTTTTCTGATCATGGGGTCTCTGGGTGCCGCGTTATGTGTAATGACGATCGTGTTTTTTATGTCGCCGGTTGATTTTAGCTGGTTTTCATATCTGGTTTTCGGGACAGGCTCTTTTTTCCTATTGATTCATCCTGCGCAAAAGCTTCGGAAAACAGGGCTAAACCAAGCCGCAATGATCCTTTTCAACAAAGCAAGTTATTATCCGCTCTTTCTTCTTTGTGTGGTACTCATGGATTTGTTTCTGTAA
- a CDS encoding mechanosensitive ion channel family protein, which translates to MIDTVVALIIMSLFYLLWRILNRFIKGWLFGRFNKTSAAFAETIIKFILLSLGLLAALTSAGVKTTALLGSLGVAGLTIGFALRDTMSNIISGFLIFMDRPFTIDDLVEIEGRYGRVERISLRSTRIITNDGKMLAVPNAEIMNKTVTSYTNFPHLRLDIPVTVAVTENIDSIRSILILLVKEDNDYMIDPLPSVVVSQLNDYNVTIELRVWLKNEREHIAKRFELREKVFDTLMSAGIEMPFETIQLAPHRVTVGMTDAVD; encoded by the coding sequence TTGATAGATACAGTGGTTGCCCTCATCATCATGTCATTATTCTATCTGTTATGGCGGATCCTCAATCGTTTTATAAAAGGATGGCTGTTCGGACGTTTTAATAAAACCTCTGCTGCTTTTGCTGAAACCATTATAAAGTTTATTCTGTTAAGCCTTGGCCTTTTGGCAGCCCTCACTTCTGCCGGAGTAAAAACGACGGCGCTGCTGGGCTCATTGGGTGTCGCCGGTTTAACCATCGGGTTCGCTCTGCGTGATACGATGTCGAATATCATTTCGGGATTTCTGATTTTTATGGATCGGCCATTTACGATTGATGACTTGGTTGAAATTGAAGGTCGATACGGGCGGGTGGAACGGATTTCACTGCGCTCGACCCGGATTATTACCAATGACGGAAAAATGCTGGCTGTTCCCAATGCGGAAATCATGAACAAAACCGTCACGTCCTACACCAACTTTCCGCATTTGCGATTAGACATACCCGTGACAGTGGCGGTTACTGAGAATATAGACAGTATCCGGTCGATTTTAATTTTGCTGGTAAAGGAAGATAATGACTACATGATTGATCCGTTACCATCTGTTGTGGTAAGTCAGCTAAATGATTATAATGTGACAATTGAACTGAGAGTCTGGCTGAAGAATGAACGGGAACACATCGCTAAAAGGTTTGAATTGCGAGAAAAGGTGTTCGATACTTTAATGTCGGCCGGAATAGAGATGCCTTTTGAAACCATTCAGCTCGCACCACACAGAGTGACCGTCGGGATGACGGACGCTGTCGATTAA
- a CDS encoding HNH endonuclease signature motif containing protein has protein sequence MTISNRDIKKLYSLSAGRCNICKSELFENNVNIGQMAHIIAKRENGPRGTASLSDRDSYDNLILLCANHHTTVDQDPETYTVDELLKIKKKHECYIRKNIDKLPEKRRDTIALQLLMDYSPFTQLLSHIHTLPTFIDIDYFILGDTFENFKIDCPHMYPFNNNELSKHFDNFLSDYFSLYNLITGRCKYNNREILHFSKTINNRVYKNNQFLPSEYLSNLTNIIKDYSLRFSESYQRILNYLRQNYSEVNLESYNY, from the coding sequence ATGACTATTTCCAATCGTGATATTAAAAAGCTTTATTCGTTATCAGCAGGCAGATGTAATATATGCAAATCAGAACTTTTCGAAAACAATGTTAACATTGGACAAATGGCACATATAATTGCCAAGCGAGAGAATGGTCCTCGAGGTACAGCATCCTTAAGTGATAGAGACTCTTACGATAATCTAATTCTACTTTGTGCGAACCACCATACAACAGTTGACCAAGATCCTGAGACATACACAGTTGATGAACTATTGAAAATTAAAAAAAAGCATGAGTGTTATATCCGTAAAAATATAGATAAATTACCTGAGAAAAGGCGTGATACCATAGCTCTTCAGTTGCTTATGGATTATTCTCCATTTACACAATTACTCTCTCATATACATACACTCCCTACATTCATAGATATTGACTATTTTATATTGGGGGATACGTTTGAAAATTTTAAAATTGATTGCCCCCACATGTATCCTTTCAACAACAATGAACTATCAAAACATTTCGATAATTTTCTAAGTGATTACTTCTCGCTCTACAATTTAATTACCGGTAGATGCAAATACAATAATAGAGAGATACTGCATTTCTCAAAAACAATCAATAATCGAGTATATAAAAACAATCAATTCCTGCCTTCTGAATATCTTTCAAATTTAACAAATATCATTAAGGATTATTCGTTAAGATTTAGTGAAAGTTACCAGCGTATATTAAACTATCTTAGGCAAAATTATTCAGAGGTGAATTTGGAATCCTATAATTACTAA
- a CDS encoding transposase: MLLERPLPFIENYLECINQELMKKNPSYGLSKKQKLWLSFCLSGVLLTNSICWKRFERISLGKFRFSALSWMFRNSKISFDDLLQQSTCNILKHYGIKEGVLCIDDVDRARSKSTKKIYKVHKLKDKLTGGFLNGQCIVFLFLVTPVASFPVGFEFYHPDPLWKEWKKEDDRLKKKKIPKKKRPKEPQRNPEYPTKVQLALVLLKIFHKKHPDIEINAILADGLYGHAEFVDGSSLIFGGTQTITKMKSNQNVRFKNRIISVQKFFESYPLISQKVSVRGKEDIEIFISSARLYVPSHNAKRFVIAIQYPDEKKPRYLLASDLSWRTLDIVQAYFFRWLIEVFFEDWKGHEGWGKLTKHTGEDGSRSSLILSLLLDHALFFHHHQKARLENKLPAWSVGSLSQRIHTEALVQFVQDFCGNEISEQKLNKLKERIDNIIPFNPSTKHMSSRTFPQMKSSPSLERFRKKVA; the protein is encoded by the coding sequence ATGCTACTCGAACGCCCGCTGCCCTTTATTGAAAACTATCTTGAATGCATAAATCAAGAATTGATGAAAAAGAACCCCAGTTATGGACTATCCAAAAAACAAAAACTGTGGCTAAGCTTCTGTTTAAGTGGCGTTTTGTTAACCAATAGTATTTGCTGGAAACGATTTGAACGAATCAGTTTAGGGAAATTCCGTTTTTCCGCTCTTTCTTGGATGTTCCGAAATTCAAAAATCAGCTTCGATGACTTACTGCAACAGAGTACGTGTAATATTTTGAAGCATTATGGCATAAAAGAAGGGGTTCTTTGCATAGATGATGTAGACCGTGCCCGATCAAAGTCCACCAAAAAGATATATAAAGTTCACAAGCTTAAAGATAAACTTACCGGAGGTTTTTTAAATGGGCAATGCATTGTCTTTTTATTTTTGGTAACACCTGTGGCCTCTTTCCCTGTGGGGTTTGAATTTTATCATCCGGACCCATTGTGGAAAGAGTGGAAAAAGGAAGATGATCGCCTTAAAAAAAAGAAAATTCCTAAGAAAAAGCGTCCCAAGGAGCCGCAGAGAAATCCTGAGTACCCAACGAAAGTTCAATTGGCCCTTGTGCTTTTGAAAATATTCCATAAAAAACATCCGGACATTGAAATCAACGCTATTTTGGCAGATGGTCTTTATGGGCACGCTGAATTTGTTGATGGCAGTTCCCTTATCTTTGGTGGTACTCAAACCATTACCAAAATGAAGTCTAATCAAAATGTACGGTTTAAAAATCGCATAATTTCTGTACAAAAATTTTTCGAATCTTATCCTCTGATATCTCAAAAAGTATCGGTTAGAGGTAAAGAGGACATTGAAATTTTTATCTCATCGGCTCGTCTGTATGTGCCGTCTCACAATGCAAAGCGTTTTGTTATCGCCATTCAGTACCCTGATGAGAAAAAACCACGTTATTTGTTAGCCTCTGACTTAAGTTGGAGAACATTGGATATTGTTCAAGCATACTTTTTCCGCTGGTTGATAGAGGTTTTCTTTGAGGACTGGAAAGGTCATGAAGGATGGGGCAAACTGACCAAGCATACAGGCGAAGATGGATCTCGGAGTTCCTTGATCCTGAGCCTGCTGTTAGATCATGCATTGTTCTTCCATCATCACCAGAAAGCCCGCTTGGAAAACAAACTTCCTGCATGGAGTGTGGGAAGCCTATCCCAGCGGATTCACACAGAAGCTTTAGTTCAATTTGTCCAGGATTTCTGTGGAAACGAAATTAGTGAACAAAAGCTTAATAAGTTAAAAGAGCGCATTGATAATATTATTCCTTTCAATCCTTCTACAAAACATATGAGCAGCCGTACTTTTCCTCAAATGAAGTCATCCCCATCTTTGGAACGCTTCCGGAAAAAAGTAGCCTGA
- a CDS encoding NAD(P)/FAD-dependent oxidoreductase gives MEKMDTDVVIIGAGISGLACAKHLMRSGKRFLILEAGSSVGGRIKSDVFEGFILDRGFQVLQTAYPEARRQLDYNELDLKPFWPGVAVRVDRKLFYISDPIRRPQDLWSTLTSPIGTISDRLRILQLFIENKFKGVTGIFKSTDTSTIEFLKSYHFSDRIIERFFKPFFAGVCLDPEIMASSRVFRYLFNIFASGDAAVPAKGMGEIPIQLAFDIPKDKIKFGMRVDSIEKGKVILTNGQEVNGKTIVIATEGPETQRLLKRSAKAVSKSEKCIYFSTDKPPINRPCLILNGNAEGLINNIAIPTINAPSYSSSGKHLVAVVVVKGAFINNKSLETMVIEELTRWFGESVQNWRHVKTYDIPNALPDQSPPISNPQKGFTKIQDGIYTCGEYQSLPGIQWALLSGRMTAEQIITGE, from the coding sequence ATGGAGAAGATGGATACAGATGTCGTCATTATTGGAGCCGGCATTTCCGGCTTGGCCTGTGCAAAGCATCTTATGCGTTCAGGTAAACGCTTTTTGATTCTCGAGGCCGGTAGCAGCGTCGGAGGACGGATAAAATCGGATGTGTTTGAGGGGTTTATTCTTGATCGTGGATTTCAAGTGTTGCAGACTGCGTATCCTGAGGCCCGCCGTCAATTAGATTATAATGAACTGGATCTAAAACCCTTCTGGCCGGGTGTCGCTGTCCGGGTAGATCGCAAGTTGTTCTATATCTCCGATCCAATTAGACGACCGCAGGACCTCTGGAGTACATTAACGTCACCTATCGGAACCATTTCGGATCGTTTGAGAATTCTGCAGCTTTTTATTGAAAATAAATTTAAAGGGGTGACTGGTATATTTAAATCCACTGATACCAGTACGATAGAATTTTTAAAATCATATCATTTTTCTGATCGCATCATCGAGCGATTCTTCAAACCATTTTTTGCAGGCGTTTGTCTTGATCCTGAAATAATGGCTTCGAGCAGAGTTTTTAGATACCTGTTCAATATTTTTGCTTCCGGAGATGCCGCAGTTCCGGCAAAAGGAATGGGTGAAATCCCTATTCAATTGGCGTTTGATATCCCAAAGGATAAAATCAAGTTTGGTATGAGAGTCGATTCGATTGAAAAGGGAAAAGTTATCCTGACAAACGGGCAGGAAGTCAATGGTAAGACAATTGTTATTGCAACAGAAGGCCCGGAGACTCAACGACTGTTAAAGAGATCTGCTAAGGCAGTTTCTAAAAGTGAAAAATGCATTTATTTTTCTACTGATAAACCACCGATCAACAGACCTTGTTTAATATTGAATGGAAACGCAGAGGGGCTGATTAACAATATTGCAATACCAACAATTAACGCACCCTCCTATTCATCCTCTGGAAAACATCTTGTTGCTGTCGTTGTAGTAAAGGGTGCATTTATAAACAACAAATCACTGGAAACGATGGTTATCGAGGAATTGACACGTTGGTTTGGAGAGTCTGTCCAAAATTGGCGACATGTGAAGACATACGACATTCCCAACGCTCTGCCGGATCAGTCTCCACCGATATCAAACCCGCAAAAAGGATTTACCAAAATTCAGGACGGCATTTACACCTGCGGAGAATACCAAAGCCTACCCGGCATTCAATGGGCTTTATTGTCCGGGCGCATGACGGCCGAGCAGATTATAACCGGGGAATAA
- a CDS encoding SDR family oxidoreductase, giving the protein MNNTKPILVTGATGYVSGRLIPLLLASGYKIKTMGRSITKMMDRSWGKDKNVKLVKGDIQDIRSLKNAAKGCGTVYYLVHSMISQKGKYRNADKTGAKNMVQAAAEEGLEHIIYLGGLGDINHKNISKHLISRNEVGKILMEGPVPTTVLRAAMILGSGSASFEILRYLAERLPVMITPKWVSMPTQPISITNVLGYLKGCLEYPETKGKIFDIGGPEVVTYRDLFRIFAKEANLPSPIMIPVPVLTPKLSSLWIHLVTPVPAAIAHPLAEGLSLPTICTEDSITQIISQDLISCSEAIRRALEPVIQEQVDTCKADGSKTKHPEWSHYGDASYSGGTLFSCGYQSIVKGTPGNLWKFIEKIGGRTGYYGADQLWKIRGSIDTLAGGVGLSGNRRANKVLKVGDTVDFWKVLEMVPESKLLLLSEMKAPGQALLEFRIEHMDNGQCKIILLSRFLPKGLIGLLYWYVLYPFHQYVFIQMLKGLVKASGLKSVTQPGKYYPSPSDVCRWSNE; this is encoded by the coding sequence ATGAATAATACAAAACCCATTTTGGTAACAGGAGCAACAGGCTATGTTTCCGGCCGTCTTATCCCATTATTATTGGCAAGCGGCTACAAGATAAAAACCATGGGGCGTTCCATAACCAAAATGATGGACCGGTCATGGGGAAAAGATAAAAATGTAAAACTGGTTAAAGGAGATATCCAGGATATACGGTCGCTAAAAAACGCGGCCAAAGGATGTGGGACGGTTTACTATCTTGTCCACTCTATGATTTCCCAAAAAGGTAAATACCGAAATGCAGACAAAACTGGGGCGAAGAACATGGTTCAAGCCGCTGCAGAGGAAGGATTAGAGCATATTATATATTTAGGCGGCCTCGGAGACATAAACCATAAAAATATCAGCAAACATCTTATTTCAAGAAATGAAGTTGGTAAAATTCTAATGGAAGGACCTGTTCCAACAACGGTACTTCGAGCCGCCATGATCCTGGGATCAGGCAGTGCCAGCTTTGAAATATTAAGATATCTTGCTGAGCGTTTACCTGTAATGATCACACCTAAATGGGTAAGTATGCCCACACAACCGATATCGATAACCAACGTTTTAGGATATTTAAAAGGCTGTTTAGAATACCCTGAGACAAAAGGAAAAATATTCGATATTGGTGGACCTGAGGTTGTGACATACCGGGATTTATTCCGCATCTTTGCCAAAGAGGCAAACTTACCTTCACCAATTATGATTCCGGTTCCTGTATTAACGCCTAAATTATCGTCACTTTGGATTCATCTTGTGACTCCGGTGCCTGCCGCCATCGCACATCCCCTGGCAGAAGGACTAAGTCTTCCCACGATTTGCACCGAGGACAGTATCACCCAAATTATTTCTCAGGATCTAATCTCGTGCTCGGAAGCAATTCGCAGGGCGCTTGAGCCGGTCATCCAGGAACAGGTCGACACCTGCAAAGCTGATGGCAGTAAAACCAAACACCCTGAATGGTCACATTATGGTGATGCGTCCTATTCAGGCGGCACCCTTTTTTCCTGCGGATATCAATCTATCGTAAAAGGAACTCCCGGCAATCTATGGAAATTCATTGAAAAAATCGGTGGACGGACAGGGTATTATGGTGCAGATCAATTATGGAAAATTCGTGGTAGTATCGATACACTTGCTGGAGGTGTTGGATTATCCGGCAACCGTCGGGCAAATAAAGTGCTCAAGGTTGGTGATACAGTTGATTTCTGGAAAGTGCTTGAGATGGTGCCTGAATCAAAACTACTATTATTGTCTGAAATGAAAGCCCCTGGGCAAGCACTATTAGAATTTAGAATAGAGCACATGGATAATGGGCAATGCAAAATCATTTTACTATCACGTTTTCTGCCCAAAGGCTTAATAGGCCTTTTATACTGGTATGTCTTATATCCATTTCACCAATATGTTTTCATTCAAATGTTAAAAGGACTGGTAAAAGCGTCCGGTTTAAAATCGGTGACGCAGCCGGGAAAATATTATCCATCACCTTCAGATGTATGTCGATGGTCGAATGAATAA